The DNA window ACGTTGCGCGCCGATCTGGTTTCTGATCTACGCTGCCGATGGGACTCCGACTGACACTTGACGACCGAAAGTGGCAGAAGATCGCTGCATTCTTGCGCGAAGATCGACGTGTTGGGCGCCGGGGAATCGACGATCGCAACTTCATCGACGCGGTCTTGTGGTGGCGCCGAACAGGCGCTCCTTGGCGCGATTTGCCCGCTGACTTTGGCCCCTGGAAGACGGTCTTCAACCGCTTCGACCGTTGGTCCAGGACTGATAAGTGGAAGCGGCTGTTCGACTATCTGAAGGATGACCCTGACAACGAGTGGCACAGCCTGGACAGCACGATCAACCGGGTACACCAGCATGGCTCTGGCGGAAAAGGGGGGCCCAGGCAAACGCAATCGGACGGTCACGAGGAGGCCTAAGCACGAAAGTGCACCTTGTTGTCGATGCCCTTGGGTTGCCGCTGACCTTCGAGATCACCGAGGGGCAGCGCCACGACAGCGTTCCAGCCGCCGACCTCGTGACACGCACTGAGCCCTCATGCCTGCTCGCCGACAAAGCCTACGACAGCGACGCCTTTCGCCGCACACTTGCAAATCTCGACTGCATGGCGGTGATCCCGCCTACAGCCAGCCGCAGCACGCGGATCGCCTATGATGCGGATCTCTACAAGGCACGCTCGGAAGTCGAATGCACATTCAGCCTTCTCAAGCAGGCTCGCAGATTCGCCACGCGGTACGAGAAGACTCTGCGCAACTACGCAGCGGTTGTTGCACTAGGATGCGCCCTCTTGTGGCTGCGGATATGAGCGGCCGGAACCAGTAACCACCGGCACGGCAGCCGTGTAGACGACCTCACGATGACCGCGC is part of the Coriobacteriia bacterium genome and encodes:
- a CDS encoding IS5 family transposase (programmed frameshift) produces the protein MGLRLTLDDRKWQKIAAFLREDRRVGRRGIDDRNFIDAVLWWRRTGAPWRDLPADFGPWKTVFNRFDRWSRTDKWKRLFDYLKDDPDNEWHSLDSTINRVHQHGSGGKRGAQANAIGRSRGGLSTKVHLVVDALGLPLTFEITEGQRHDSVPAADLVTRTEPSCLLADKAYDSDAFRRTLANLDCMAVIPPTASRSTRIAYDADLYKARSEVECTFSLLKQARRFATRYEKTLRNYAAVVALGCALLWLRI